A single window of Ananas comosus cultivar F153 linkage group 19, ASM154086v1, whole genome shotgun sequence DNA harbors:
- the LOC109725102 gene encoding F-box protein At1g47056-like, producing the protein MGQIASAPSSTSSSSSSSLGLRTKQPYSCPSGGVTAVEEAEAAPAMAAEEGGRDHTAELPDELLAVIFHGLGPGDRNRCALVCRRWLGVEGQSRRRIAVDARAALLEAAPALFGRRFCAVSRLALRCDRRSDSIGDAALAAVALRCPALTRLKLRSCRSLSDSGMSGLAAAAPALRKLSVASCSFGAPGVLAVLRGCPLLEELSLKRLRGLDSPLLLFDDDDDDSAGDTAAPAPASSSLRSICFKELYNAQCFAPLILGAPNLKSLKLFRCSGDWDPLLEALPAAAPALAEVHLEKLQVSDRGLAALALCADLHVLHLVKTPECTDAGLAPLLARCRRLRKVHLDGWKTNRIGDPSLSALARACPDLQELVLIGVNPTARSLEPVAANCRALERLALCGCDTFGDAELACVAAKCAALKKLCVKGCPVTDVGLGALADGCPKLVKVKIKKCRGVTPECAEWLRTVRSSLAINLDTDLSAAELQEGSVSESGVLEDDGDDKLVPDTVDRSELPTSSTSRPTSPWKARISSMVGRNFLASAIRRWSHGSSCSRNS; encoded by the coding sequence ATGGGCCAAATCGCCTCCGCTCCCTCAtccacctcctcttcctcttcatcgTCGCTCGGGCTCCGCACTAAACAACCCTACAGTTGCCCCTCCGGAGGGGTGacggcggtggaggaggcggaggcggcgccggccatggcggcggaggagggggggCGGGACCACACGGCGGAGCTGCCGGACGAGCTGCTAGCGGTGATATTCCACGGGCTGGGACCCGGCGACCGCAACCGGTGCGCGCTGGTGTGCCGGCGGTGGCTGGGCGTGGAGGGGCAGAGCCGGCGGCGGATCGCCGTGGACGCCAGGGCGGCGCTGCTGGAGGCGGCCCCGGCGCTCTTCGGGCGCCGGTTCTGCGCCGTCTCGCGCCTCGCCCTCCGCTGCGACCGCCGCTCCGACAGCATCGGCGACGCGGCGCTGGCGGCCGTGGCGCTCCGCTGCCCCGCCCTCACCCGCCTGAAGCTGCGCTCCTGCCGCTCGCTCTCCGACTCCGGCATGTCcggcctcgccgccgccgcccccgccctcCGCAAGCTCTCCGTCGCCTCCTGTTCCTTCGGCGCCCCGGGCGTCCTCGCCGTCCTCCGCGGCTGCCCGCTCCTCGAGGAGCTCTCCCTCAAGCGCCTCCGCGGCCTCGACTCCCCGCTCCTCCtcttcgacgacgacgacgacgacagcgCCGGCGACACCGCGGCGCCGGCCCCGGCCTCGTCCTCGCTCCGATCCATCTGCTTCAAGGAGCTGTACAACGCGCAGTGCTTCGCCCCGCTCATCCTCGGCGCCCCCAACCTGAAGAGCCTGAAGCTCTTCCGCTGCTCCGGCGACTGGGACCCCCTCCTCGAGGcgctccccgccgccgccccggcgCTCGCGGAGGTCCACCTCGAGAAGCTCCAGGTCAGCGACCGCGGGCTCGCCGCCCTCGCCCTCTGCGCCGACCTCCACGTCCTCCACCTCGTGAAGACCCCCGAGTGCACCGACGCCGGCCTCGCCCCGCTCCTCgcccgctgccgccgcctccgcaAGGTCCACCTCGACGGCTGGAAGACCAACCGCATCGGCGACCCCAGCCTCtccgccctcgcccgcgcctgCCCCGACCTCCAGGAACTCGTCCTCATCGGCGTCAACCCCACCGCCCGCAGCCTCGAGCCCGTCGCCGCCAATTGCCGCGCCCTCGAGCGCCTCGCCCTCTGCGGCTGCGACACCTTCGGCGACGCCGAGCTCGCCTGCGTCGCCGCCAAGTGCGCCGCCCTTAAGAAGCTCTGCGTCAAGGGCTGCCCCGTCACGGACGTCGGATTGGGGGCCCTCGCCGACGGTTGCCCTAAACTGGTCAAGGTGAAGATCAAGAAGTGCCGCGGGGTCACTCCGGAGTGCGCCGAGTGGCTGCGGACCGTGAGGAGCTCGCTGGCCATCAATTTGGACACGGATCTCAGCGCCGCCGAGTTGCAGGAAGGGAGTGTGAGTGAGAGTGGGGTTTTAGAAGATGACGGCGACGACAAGCTGGTTCCGGACACGGTTGATCGGAGCGAGCTCCCGACGAGTAGTACCAGTCGGCCGACGTCGCCGTGGAAGGCTCGCATCAGCAGCATGGTCGGGAGGAACTTCCTCGCTTCGGCGATCCGAAGGTGGTCGCACGGGAGCAGCTGTTCCCGGAACTCATGA